In Vibrio lentus, the genomic stretch GAACAATCACCACCGCCCTAGGCGGTGGTTTTGAGGAGCCAATAAAATCCCGCTGGTTCGCTGGCGGGAAAAGGAACTGAATAATGAAGACTGTTGCTAACTCTACGCTGCCAAACACTGTATTACGACCTGACTACGACCGTTCAGCACTCCAAAGCCGTATTGTGCACCTTGGTTTCGGTGCATTTCACCGAGCGCACCAAGCGCTATTCACCAATGAAATGCTAAGCAAAACCAACACTGATTGGGGTATTTGCGAAATTAACCTATTCGGCGGCGAAGATTTGATTGAATCACTTCGCGCGCAAGACCACCTTTACACCGTTGCTGAAAAAGGCGCTGAATCCACAGACGTTAAAGTAATCGGCTCAGTGACTGAATCACTGCATCCAAACCTAGACGGTATCGAAGCTGTTTTAGAAAAAATGGCTGAGCCTCAAGTGGCGATCGTGTCGATGACGATCACAGAGAAAGGCTACTGCGCTGACCCAGCGACCGGCAAACTCGACAAAAATAACCCATTAGTCATCGCTGACCTAGCTAACCCAACTCAACCTAAATCAGCATTAGGTTACATTGTCCAAGCCCTAAAAATTCGCCGCGAACGTGGCTTAAAACCATTCACGGTCATGTCTTGCGACAACGTGCAAGAGAACGGTCATGTGGCAAAAGCAGCAATCATTGAGTTCGCTCAACTGCTTGACCCAGAATTACGTGATTGGATTGAAACTAATGTCACCTTCCCATGCACCATGGTTGACCGCATCGTACCCGCAGCAACCGAAGAGACACTGACAGAAATTGCAGAACTGCTTGGTTGTGAAGACCCGTGTGGCATCGCCTGTGAACCATTCCGCCAATGGGTGATTGAAGATAACTTTGTGGCAGGCCGCCCAGACTGGAATATTGCTGGCGCAGAGTTCGTAGAAGATGTGGTGCCTTACGAAGAGATGAAACTGCGTATGCTCAATGGCAGTCACTCTTTCCTTGCTTACCTTGGATACCTTGGTGGTTACGACCATATTTCCGACACCATGACAGATGCAGGCTACCGCAAAGCCGCTTTTGACATGATGATGAAATCCCAAGCACCTTCACTAACTATGCCTGAAGGGACTGATTTGGAAGGTTACGCAACCTTGCTGATCAACCGCTTCACCAACCCAAGTTTGAAACATAAGACATGGCAGATTGCGATGGATGGTAGTCAGAAGATCCCTCAGCGTATGGGTGGCAGCTTGCGATTCCATTTAGAGCAAGGCTCAGACTTCTCATGGCTTGCGACGGCCATCGCTGGCTGGATGCGCTATGTATCGGGTGTTGATGAGCAAGGCAATGAGATCGATGTTCGCGACCCAATGGTAGATACACTTCGCCAGATCTGCGACCAGCATGGACTCAATGTATCTGTGGTTCCGGCGTTGCTTGCGGTTGAAGCGATTTTCCCTGCCGAACTAGGTCAAAACCCACAGGTGATTGATGCGGTAAGTTCAGCGTACCAATCATTAATTGAACATGGTGCTGTTGCGACCGTGGCTGCGTTATAAGGAGTACAAACAATGAAGAATTTCTTATGTGAAGACTTTTTACTGTCGAATGAGACTGCACGCCGTTTGTACCACGAACACGCAAGCCACCAGCCGATTTATGACTATCACTGCCATCTAAACCCAGCAGAAGTGGCTCAAGATCGTCAGTTCGAAAACATGTCTAAGATTTGGCTTGAGGGTGACCATTACAAATGGCGTGGCATGCGTTCAGCAGGGATCGACGAACGTCTGATTACTGGAGGCGCAAGCGATTATGATAAGTTCATGGCATGGGCTAGAACCGTCCCTCAAACCTTAGGTAATCCTCTTTACCACTGGACTCACTTAGAACTTCGTCGCCCATTTGGTATGACTGGCACTCTATTGAGCCCAGAAACAGCTGACCAAATTTGGCACGAAGGCAACGAGCTATTAGCGACACCGGAATTTAGTGCTCGCGGCATCATGAAGCAAATGAATGTGGTGATGGCCGGCACGACAGACGATCCAATTGATTCTCTTGAACACCATAAAGCGATCGCTCAAGACAATTCATTTGATGTGAAGGTTCTACCAAGCTGGCGCCCAGATAAAGCGTTCAAAATTGAACTTGATGGCTTTGCTGATTACCTGCAAAAGTTAAGCATGGTTGCTGATATTGAGATCACACACTTCCATCATCTATTGAGTGCTTTAGACAGCCGCCTAGCGCATTTCAACGATCATGGTTGCCGTGCAGCAGACCATGGTATCGAAGTGGTTCGCTACGCGCCGATTCCATCAGAATCCGATTTGGATGCTCTGTTAACTCGACGCCTCAACGGCGAAACGCTCACCGATTTAGAATATGCACAGTTCTCAACAGCCGTTCAAGTGTGGTTAGGTAAGCGCTACGCCGCAATGGGTTGGGTAATGCAGCTTCACATTGGTGCTCAACGCAATAACAACACGCGTATGTTCCAACTGTTAGGCGCAGATGCAGGGTTTGATTCGATCAGCGACAAGACATTTGCCTTCGAGCTGGCTCATCTGTTGGACGAAATGGATCAAAGCAACGAGTTGCCTCGCACCATCCTTTACTGCTTAAACCCTCGCGATAACGAGATGATGGGCACCATGATTGGTAATTTCCAAGGTGGCGGTATCGCGGGCAAAGTTCAGTTTGGTTCTGGTTGGTGGTTCAACGATCAGAAAGACGGCATGCAACGCCAAATGGAGCAGCTATCTCAGCTTGGTCTGCTTAGCCAGTTTGTCGGCATGCTGACTGACTCTCGTAGCTTCTTGTCGTACACACGCCACGAATACTTCCGCAGAATTCTGTGTGACATGCTTGGTCGTTGGGCTGAAAACGGCGAGGTGCCAAACGACATGTCACTGCTTGGCCCTATGGTCGAAGACATCTGCTTTGGTAACGCAAAACGCTACTTCGAAGAGAGGGCGTAACCCATGAAACATATCGCCATTATTGGTGAGTGCATGATCGAGCTTAACGGCAAACCGTTCGGCTCAATGCATCAAACGTTTGGCGGAGACACTCTCAATGCTGCGGTCTATCTAAACCGCGGCTGCGAGGCCAACCTCAATCCAAATGACATCAAAGTGTCCTACGTCACGGCTTTGGGCGCAGACCCGATTAGCAAGGGAATGTTAGAACGCTGGCAACAAGAAGGGCTGTCGACGGACCTAGTTCTACAAGACAGTCAACGTACCCCAGGTCTATACCTGATTCAGCTTGATGACGCAGGTGAGCGTACCTTCTTATACTGGCGTAATCAGTCAGCAGCACGGTACCTGTTGCAACATCCAGATTTTAGCCAGATAAAACAAGCTTTGCGCAACGTCGATATGGTATTTCTCAGCGGCATCACATTAGCAATTTTGCCTGAGCAAGATCGTATCGAACTATTGAACATCTTGGTTGAATTGAAGACACAAGGCGTTGAAATCGCCTTCGACAGTAACTTCCGCCCTACCCTTTGGCCACAGGACGAAAACCAAACCGTCAAAAACAGCTACCAAGCCATGTATACATTGACGGATTTAGCATTGGTGACATTCGATGATGAACAGTTAATTTGGGGAGATAGCTCTCCAGAACAAACTATCGAACGTCTAACTGCGCTGGGTGTTAAGCGATGCATCGTCAAACTGGGTGCAGATGGCTGCCTCATTCAAGATGCCACAATTCAAAGTGACATAAATCTAAACTCTGGTACCGCTTCGGCTCCACGGGCGGTGCCGACCCTACCTGTTGAACATGTCGTTGATACGACCTCGGCAGGAGACTCATTCAATGGCGGGTTTTTATCTGCTTACCTTGCTGGCGAAGACTTAACAACGTCATGCCAGCGTGGCAATACCATGGCAGGCGTCGTTATCCAACATCGCGGTGCCATTATTGCAAAAGAACTTACTCAAGCGGCCATCACAGCCATTTAAGGAATACCAATGAACATCAAACAACAACTAAAAACACTGAAAGTTATCCCTGTGATCGCTATCGACAACGCTGAAGACATCATCCCTCTGGGTAAAGTGTTAGCTGAAAATGGTTTACCTGCAGCAGAAATTACGTTCCGTTCTGAGGCTGCTGTCGAAGCTATTCGTCTACTTCGTGAATCACAACCAGATA encodes the following:
- a CDS encoding fructuronate reductase; its protein translation is MKTVANSTLPNTVLRPDYDRSALQSRIVHLGFGAFHRAHQALFTNEMLSKTNTDWGICEINLFGGEDLIESLRAQDHLYTVAEKGAESTDVKVIGSVTESLHPNLDGIEAVLEKMAEPQVAIVSMTITEKGYCADPATGKLDKNNPLVIADLANPTQPKSALGYIVQALKIRRERGLKPFTVMSCDNVQENGHVAKAAIIEFAQLLDPELRDWIETNVTFPCTMVDRIVPAATEETLTEIAELLGCEDPCGIACEPFRQWVIEDNFVAGRPDWNIAGAEFVEDVVPYEEMKLRMLNGSHSFLAYLGYLGGYDHISDTMTDAGYRKAAFDMMMKSQAPSLTMPEGTDLEGYATLLINRFTNPSLKHKTWQIAMDGSQKIPQRMGGSLRFHLEQGSDFSWLATAIAGWMRYVSGVDEQGNEIDVRDPMVDTLRQICDQHGLNVSVVPALLAVEAIFPAELGQNPQVIDAVSSAYQSLIEHGAVATVAAL
- a CDS encoding sugar kinase, which encodes MKHIAIIGECMIELNGKPFGSMHQTFGGDTLNAAVYLNRGCEANLNPNDIKVSYVTALGADPISKGMLERWQQEGLSTDLVLQDSQRTPGLYLIQLDDAGERTFLYWRNQSAARYLLQHPDFSQIKQALRNVDMVFLSGITLAILPEQDRIELLNILVELKTQGVEIAFDSNFRPTLWPQDENQTVKNSYQAMYTLTDLALVTFDDEQLIWGDSSPEQTIERLTALGVKRCIVKLGADGCLIQDATIQSDINLNSGTASAPRAVPTLPVEHVVDTTSAGDSFNGGFLSAYLAGEDLTTSCQRGNTMAGVVIQHRGAIIAKELTQAAITAI
- the uxaC gene encoding glucuronate isomerase, with the translated sequence MKNFLCEDFLLSNETARRLYHEHASHQPIYDYHCHLNPAEVAQDRQFENMSKIWLEGDHYKWRGMRSAGIDERLITGGASDYDKFMAWARTVPQTLGNPLYHWTHLELRRPFGMTGTLLSPETADQIWHEGNELLATPEFSARGIMKQMNVVMAGTTDDPIDSLEHHKAIAQDNSFDVKVLPSWRPDKAFKIELDGFADYLQKLSMVADIEITHFHHLLSALDSRLAHFNDHGCRAADHGIEVVRYAPIPSESDLDALLTRRLNGETLTDLEYAQFSTAVQVWLGKRYAAMGWVMQLHIGAQRNNNTRMFQLLGADAGFDSISDKTFAFELAHLLDEMDQSNELPRTILYCLNPRDNEMMGTMIGNFQGGGIAGKVQFGSGWWFNDQKDGMQRQMEQLSQLGLLSQFVGMLTDSRSFLSYTRHEYFRRILCDMLGRWAENGEVPNDMSLLGPMVEDICFGNAKRYFEERA